In Nostoc edaphicum CCNP1411, the sequence CAAATTACATGAGTCGAAAAGTCAGCAAAGTGTTTAAACAGTCTGGCGTAATTCCTTATAGAGTGAACAATGGCAAAATTGAAATCTTGCTAATTACGACCCGTAACTTTCAACACTGGGTGATTCCGAAAGGAGATATTCCTAATGGCATGAGTCCGCCTGCTTCAGCAGCTAAAGAGGCGTGGGAAGAAGCAGGAGTGATTGGGCAAGTAAACGCCAATGAACTGGGCACTTATAAGTACCGCAAACGAGGCAAAATTTACCGGGTCAAGATGTATTTGTTACCAGTCGAGATGCTGAGTGAAGATTATCCAGAAGCAAGTAAAAGAAAACGGCAGTGGGTAGAAGTGAATAAAGCTATCAGGCGGGTTAAGTTTAATTCACTCAAACGAATCCTGAAAGGTTTTTTCCAGGTCAAATCTTACTTTTGTGCATTTCAACAATAATTTGTAATGACGCTCTCTACGAGACGCTAAAAGCGAACGCGGACTCGCTACCGCTGCGCTAACGTAATTCGTAATTAAAGTAATAGCATAGGAAGCAAGATACACCCAGCATCTCGTAGAGAGCGTAATTAGTAATTACGAATTGCTAATATTATCTGTTGCTTGAATCAAAGCATTACGAATTCCTGGTTCACTCATCGAATGTCCGGCATCAGGAACCACAATAAATTCGGCTTCTGGCCAAGCGCGATGTAATTCCCAAGCTGATATCATTGGGCAGACTACATCATAACGTCCCTGAACAATTACAGCCGGAATATGGCGGATACGGTCTATATTTAAGATTAATTGATCTTCGGTTTCTAAAAATCCCTTATTCATAAAGTAATGGCATTCAATGCGGGCAAAAGCTGAAGCAAATTCACTCTCGCCAAATTTTTGCATAAGTTCTGGGTCTAAGAAAAGTCTACTTGTACTACCTTCCCAAATTGACCAAGCACGCGCTGCTGTTAATTGAATTTCTAAGTCTGGACTGGTCAACTGCTTGTAATATGCTGCGATTAGATCATCACGTTCATCTATGGGAATCGGTTTGAGATATTCTTCCCAAGCATCAGGAAAAATATAGCTAGCACCCTCTTGGTAGAACCATCGCAACTCTTTTTGCCTCAGCATGAAGATCCCACGGAGAATTAGCCCCGTGCATTGAGAGGGATGGGTTTGACTGTAGGCTAATGATAAAGTACTACCCCAACTTCCACCAAAAACCGCCCACTTTTCTATACCTAAATGTTGGCGCAGTTTTTCGATATCACTGACTAAATCCCAAGTGGTGTTTTCTCTTAATTCAGCATGGGGCGTACTTTGACCACAACCGCGCTGGTCAAACATCACTATCCGCCATTTTTCTGGGTGGAAATATTGCCGATAAAAAGCTGGACATCCACCACCAGGGCCGCCATGCAGCACAACGATGGGTTGACCTTGGGGGTTACCTGACTCTTCAAAATGAATGGTATGAAGGTCAGAAACCTGTAAACTACCTTCTAAGTAAGGCTCGATCGCTGGGTAAAGTTCTCGCATTTTCGATATCTTATCAGTAATGTTGTCATGGCGATCGCTAGCTTTTTGGAACCAACTTCAGTAATTCATGTCGGTACGATTGAATACTATTTATATAAAAGCTACCGTACTCTTCCTGTCAAGGAATTTTAACAGATGTGTCCAGTCGGTGTTCGTACTAGTCACTCAACTCATGCCTTAGAAACCGGCTTGGCAAAGCTTTGGCTCATATTGGTGGGAGTCAACCAATATCAGGATGAACAAATACCCTGTTTGCATTACTCAGCATTGGATTGCCAAGGTTTAGGAGAAGCATTAAATGCTGCAACTCAGGGATTTCCGCAAAGGGATGTGAAGATTCACAACGATTTTGCTCATCAGCAGCCCTTATTAGAAGATGTCCGTACCAGTCTCAAACAAGTAGCATCTGCCACTAAATCTATTGACACCGTTCTGTTTTATTTTTCTGGACATGGGATGCTAGAGCCATCGAGTCAGCAGGTGGTATTGTGTCTCAAAGATACTCAAAAAGACAACTTAATAGAAACTGGTTTGAAGTTGCAAGAGTTATTGCAATTATTAGAAAATTGTGCAGCCCAGCAGCAACTTGTGTGGCTGGATGCTTGTCATAGCGGTAGCATGACGTTATTGGGTGCTAGGGGAGAAACACCAATAGATCCGCAACTCAACCCCACACAAGAATTAGTGGAAGTTCTGCGACAACGCGCTGCTAAGAGAAAAGGATTTTATGCCTTACTATCTTGCGATCAAGGGCAACAATCTTGGGAATTTCCGCAATTAAAACATGGAGTATTCACTTATTACTTAATTCGGGGACTGCGGGGAGAAGCGGCTGATTCCCAAGGCATTATTGAAGCGGATGGACTTTATCGCTATGTTTATCACCAAACCCTCGCATATATAGATAAAGCTAATCAGCAACTACGGGTGATTAATCAGCTAAAAAAAGGTCGTGGCGAAAATCAAATTCATCCAGAATATCCATCTCAAACGCCGAAGCGAATTGTCGAAGGAATCGGAGAAGTGATTTTAGGACTCAAACCAGATAAAACAGTGTCCACACGACATCCACGACAGGCGTTAGTTATAGAGGGACTTCCTAAGAGCAAGAATGCTTTGGCTTTGGGTAAAATACTCAGTACATCTGGTGGCTTTGAGGTAAATTATTGGACTATTAGCGAAAAAACCCCTACTTCGGATGTCCGCAAAGCGATTCAAAAATGTTTGTTAGCTGAATCTTTTTCCGAGTCACCCACTAGCAGCAATTCTATAGAAGAAACCGCAACTGTATTTTTATACTTGCGAGGGCAGATTCAAGAAACTGAACAAGGAGAAGCAGTATTAATACTTTCTGAGAATGTTGTACTTAATCGTTCCTGGTTGAGAAAACAGCTGCGCCGATGTCGATCGCAACAAATTATCATCCTGGATTGCCCCGTGGGAATGCACACATGTGCATCTCTACGCGATTGGGTGGAAGAATTGCAATTGGGACTCGATGAACAATGTTTAATTGCTGCTGCTGCGCCACCTCCAGAGGGTGAAAGATTTGCTTCTTCCTTGGTAGATACCCTCAATGTTGCTATTCAAGCATCTGGACTCACCGCAGCAGCTTGGATTACACAATTACAAGTAGAATTATCACGCACCGATATCGAACTATATTTCTGGTTATTTGGTTCTCAAGGTGTGATTGAAGTCTTACCAGGAAAAACTTTGTTTTCGGGCGATCGCTCTGAACAAAAAACTGAAGATATAGATGATTTGAGTTCATCTGTGGGGATAGATTACACTCAATTGCGGGATTTACTTAAAGCTGGGAGATGGTTAGAGGCGGATCAGGAAACTACAACTCTCATATTGAGGATAGCTGGTAGAGAAGAAAAACCCTATCTTGATTTAGAAAGTGTAGAAAACTTTCCCTGCATCGACTTATGTACTATCGATACTCTCTGGGGTAAGTATAGTCATGGACGCTTCGGTTTCAGCGTCCAGAAGCGGATTTGGGAGAGTATTAGAGATGTTTCTGCCAGCGATCCTGTACTAGCTTTGATAATTGGTAATGGTAATGTTGCTGCTTCCCAAACTTGTATTGATTTTGCCAATCGCGCTGGGTGGCGTTTAAAAGATTCCTGGATTGATTATAGTAACTTAATTGTGGAAGAAGATGCTCCCAATGGGCAGTTACCATACTTTGGTTTTTTTGAGCAGGTTTGGCGGTTAAAGCTATTAGGTGTTTGGGAATGGCATAGTGCGATCGCTACAGCTTCTTGGTGGCGATTATGTGTGGCTTTATTCTCTCGCATTGAAACTTGTCAAATTAAATAAGCTTGGGCATTGGGCATTGGGCATTGGGAATAGGGGATGAGTCTTTAATACTCGCTGACGAGTCTTTGAACTCCACTCCTCTGCCCCCATGCCCCATGCCCCAATACCTAGACATCGCCCTCAAAACTCGGAACTTCGAGGCGAGAACCTGGAATGTTGCGTGAGAGTCTATAACTTGTGTGTACACACGATCCGCTTGCAATAAAAAGTAACGTGGATATATTTTCTACACACAAAGATACTACTTTCAAAAAGTTTGCTACAAGTAGTGTTATTTATGATTGTCATAATTAAAACAATTGACTCTCAACTATCAATGGTGAACTCTACCCTCGTTGTCACACTCTATGTCAACCCTATGACTGGGAATGATACCAATACAGGTTCACGGTTGAGTCCGTTTAAAAGCCTCAGCCGTGCCTTAAAAGTAACCAAAATACCGACGATAATTTATCTGGAATCGGGGACTTACAGCGCCGCTAGTGGTGAGGTGTTCCCACTGATCATCCCTGAAGGGGCGAAAGTGGTGGGTAACGAAGCGAACAAAGGTGCAGAGATTTTAATTTCTGGGAGTGGCGAGTATCAAAGTCCCAGCTTTGGTATACAAAATATTACGCTGCTCTTGGTAGATAATGCCAGTCTTTTAGGTGTTACTGTTACCAATCCTTCACTCAAAGGTACTGGTATCTGGATTGAATCGGCTGCACCTACTTTAGCTAACAATACTTTGAGCAACTGTGGGCGGGAAGGTGTGTTTACCACTGGTACTGCTAAACCCGCAATTTTAGATAACATATTTGTGCAAAATACTGCTAGTGGGTTAGTGATGGCAGGTCATAGCCAGGGAGAAGTACTGGGGAATGTATTTCAAAGAAACCGTTTAGGCATAGCAATTAGTGACTTTGCCGCTCCGGCGATCGCAAATAATAAATTATCAGAAAATCGCACGGCGATCGCACTCTCTCGCAACGCCCAACCTGTGCTGCGTGAAAATCTCATTGCTAAAAATACCCAAGGTGGTCTATTAATCAATGGCAATGCAGCCCCCGATTTAGGTAATACCCAAGATTCCGCTGATAATATTTTTCGTGATAATAGTGAATTTGATTTACACAATGCTACTACCCAAAAGGTGATTTCCGTAGGTAATCAATTAAATCCTATTCTAGTCAAGGGCTTAGTCGAATTGCTCCCAAGCAATCCAGTAGCGGTTAGCACTAATTATTCTAACGCCCCAACAGAATCCCCATCTGAAAAACTCCCTGCGTTTCCCCAACTAGATGGACATTGGGCAGAACCATTTATTCAGGCATTAGTGAGGATGGATTTAACTCATGCTTTTGCTGATGGTAGCTACCAGCCAGATAAACCCATGACTCGCGCCCAATATGCAGTTCTAGTTGCGATCGCTTTTAACCCATTTCCCAAAATCCCGGCACCTGATTTTACCGACGTACCCAAGGATTTTTGGGCTTATAGCGCGATCCAAATCGCCGCTAGCGGTGGCTTTGTGGGCGGATTTAGCGATCGCACTTTCCGCCCTGATCAAAATGTGCAGCGGCTACAAGTGATTGTCTCCCTGGTAAACGGATTGGGACTACCAGCTGTTGATAGCGATGTTTTAGAGCTATATAGCGATCGTCATACCATTTCCGAATACGCCCGCAAAGCTGTTGCTACTGCTACACAACAAAAAATCATCGTTAATTACCCAGATCCCAAACTACTTGCACCTTCACGGAGAGCAACACGCGCCGAAGTTGCAGCAATGGTTTATCAGGCATTAGTTGCCATTGGACGAGCACCTGCGATTAAATCAGTCTATGTAGGGTTGCATTCTATAAGTTGACAAGTAGAATAGGAAACACTGCTTATCGGCTTGTAACTATTGGAAAAAAACCATGTAGTTAAAAGCACGTTAGGCTAATATGCGATGGGTGACCAATCTTAGACCTATTGCCTAAAGCTAATAGCCCCATGTTAACAACACTTCCAGACACCTCTGCCAACTTGGCGATCGCTTTATTAATTAACTATAGTTTCGATCTCAGTGGATATAGTGCCAATGAGCTAGTTGAACGTTGGCAAACGCAATACCCGCTGAATTGGCTACACCTGGCAGTGATTGAGGCACTCTATCAAGGTCGTTATAAAGCGGTTTCCGTGCAGCAAATCTTAGTATTTTGGCAGCGCCGGGATCAAGCTACATATCATTTCAACATGGAATTTGAACGCATGGTTTGTAGCAAGTTTCCCCAAAGCTTAACCTCGTCGCCTGTACCAGCTTTACCGCTAGCCAAGAAAAACCCCACTGTTGAGAAAGTGACGAGTCCTCAATTACCACCAGCGAAGATTCGCAATGGCTATCAATACAACAATACTGCAACCCTACAACTCAAAAGTTCTGAACCAAAGACATCTTTGAGTGAAGAAGAAAAGCAGGTAGATAGTGATCATAAAACTGTCTTGAAGTCTCCGCTTTCTGGGAAATTTACCTCTTCGGCAACCCTTGAGCGATTATCTGCTGTCAGCCAAAGGCAAACTTCACAAGAAAGTCCACCGCCTTCGCCATCACCAAGCCATCATCAACGACAGCCGAAACTGCTGCCACCGGCTGCTATTCATGCCCCAATTGGGCAATTTACTCCCGAAAAAAGCGATCGCTCTGACTCTTTTACATCTAAACTCAAAGCGATGTCTGGGGAACAGAATGGAAGTGTGAGGAGTGGGGAGTAGGGAGAAGATGAGCAGGGGGAGCAGGGGAAGTAGGGAAGCAAGAGTAGGATAACCCCAATGCCCAATGCCCAATGCCCAATGCCTTTTAGGTTTTTAGGCTGTAATTAACTCCTTAAAGCGCTCATCATCAGCAATATCATCAAAATCTAGGTCAGTTGTTGCGTCTTCTTTATACCTGGGATTAAGTTCAATTGCTTGTTGGAGAGATAGCAGAGATAGTTCAACTTGTCTTTGCAGTGCGTAACAGGCTGCTTTGTTGTAATGGGCACTGGCGTAATCTGA encodes:
- a CDS encoding NUDIX hydrolase, with amino-acid sequence MSRKVSKVFKQSGVIPYRVNNGKIEILLITTRNFQHWVIPKGDIPNGMSPPASAAKEAWEEAGVIGQVNANELGTYKYRKRGKIYRVKMYLLPVEMLSEDYPEASKRKRQWVEVNKAIRRVKFNSLKRILKGFFQVKSYFCAFQQ
- the pip gene encoding prolyl aminopeptidase, with protein sequence MRELYPAIEPYLEGSLQVSDLHTIHFEESGNPQGQPIVVLHGGPGGGCPAFYRQYFHPEKWRIVMFDQRGCGQSTPHAELRENTTWDLVSDIEKLRQHLGIEKWAVFGGSWGSTLSLAYSQTHPSQCTGLILRGIFMLRQKELRWFYQEGASYIFPDAWEEYLKPIPIDERDDLIAAYYKQLTSPDLEIQLTAARAWSIWEGSTSRLFLDPELMQKFGESEFASAFARIECHYFMNKGFLETEDQLILNIDRIRHIPAVIVQGRYDVVCPMISAWELHRAWPEAEFIVVPDAGHSMSEPGIRNALIQATDNISNS
- a CDS encoding GUN4 domain-containing protein gives rise to the protein MCPVGVRTSHSTHALETGLAKLWLILVGVNQYQDEQIPCLHYSALDCQGLGEALNAATQGFPQRDVKIHNDFAHQQPLLEDVRTSLKQVASATKSIDTVLFYFSGHGMLEPSSQQVVLCLKDTQKDNLIETGLKLQELLQLLENCAAQQQLVWLDACHSGSMTLLGARGETPIDPQLNPTQELVEVLRQRAAKRKGFYALLSCDQGQQSWEFPQLKHGVFTYYLIRGLRGEAADSQGIIEADGLYRYVYHQTLAYIDKANQQLRVINQLKKGRGENQIHPEYPSQTPKRIVEGIGEVILGLKPDKTVSTRHPRQALVIEGLPKSKNALALGKILSTSGGFEVNYWTISEKTPTSDVRKAIQKCLLAESFSESPTSSNSIEETATVFLYLRGQIQETEQGEAVLILSENVVLNRSWLRKQLRRCRSQQIIILDCPVGMHTCASLRDWVEELQLGLDEQCLIAAAAPPPEGERFASSLVDTLNVAIQASGLTAAAWITQLQVELSRTDIELYFWLFGSQGVIEVLPGKTLFSGDRSEQKTEDIDDLSSSVGIDYTQLRDLLKAGRWLEADQETTTLILRIAGREEKPYLDLESVENFPCIDLCTIDTLWGKYSHGRFGFSVQKRIWESIRDVSASDPVLALIIGNGNVAASQTCIDFANRAGWRLKDSWIDYSNLIVEEDAPNGQLPYFGFFEQVWRLKLLGVWEWHSAIATASWWRLCVALFSRIETCQIK
- a CDS encoding DUF1565 domain-containing protein, with the protein product MVNSTLVVTLYVNPMTGNDTNTGSRLSPFKSLSRALKVTKIPTIIYLESGTYSAASGEVFPLIIPEGAKVVGNEANKGAEILISGSGEYQSPSFGIQNITLLLVDNASLLGVTVTNPSLKGTGIWIESAAPTLANNTLSNCGREGVFTTGTAKPAILDNIFVQNTASGLVMAGHSQGEVLGNVFQRNRLGIAISDFAAPAIANNKLSENRTAIALSRNAQPVLRENLIAKNTQGGLLINGNAAPDLGNTQDSADNIFRDNSEFDLHNATTQKVISVGNQLNPILVKGLVELLPSNPVAVSTNYSNAPTESPSEKLPAFPQLDGHWAEPFIQALVRMDLTHAFADGSYQPDKPMTRAQYAVLVAIAFNPFPKIPAPDFTDVPKDFWAYSAIQIAASGGFVGGFSDRTFRPDQNVQRLQVIVSLVNGLGLPAVDSDVLELYSDRHTISEYARKAVATATQQKIIVNYPDPKLLAPSRRATRAEVAAMVYQALVAIGRAPAIKSVYVGLHSIS